The following coding sequences lie in one Serratia symbiotica genomic window:
- the atpC gene encoding ATP synthase epsilon chain, partial (Shortened 3'-end; Missing ATP-synt_DE domain. This domain, which is absent in some species, is thought to be nonessential for function), whose protein sequence is MTFYLNIVSIEKQLFSGLVKKINIKGSEGDLSIFSKHTPLLTTIKSGIINIITEYDKKKSIYLFNGILEVQFNIVTILTNVINKTYLDIKNNIN, encoded by the coding sequence ATGACATTTTATTTAAATATTGTAAGTATAGAAAAACAACTTTTTTCTGGTTTAGTAAAAAAAATTAACATAAAAGGTAGTGAAGGTGATTTAAGTATTTTTTCTAAACATACACCATTATTAACTACTATTAAATCTGGTATAATTAATATTATTACAGAATATGATAAAAAAAAGTCTATTTATTTGTTTAATGGTATATTAGAAGTACAATTTAATATAGTTACTATTTTAACTAATGTTATTAATAAAACTTATTTAGATATAAAAAATAATATCAATTAA
- the glmU gene encoding Bifunctional protein GlmU, with product MLKNKLSVVILAAGNGKRMYSNLPKVLHTLAGKPIVQYVIDTAIKLNANNIYFVYGHNSELLKNTLSTFNLHWVFQSEQLGTGHAMKQVSSYFSDNEDILVLYGDVPLISINTLTKLIKEKPEDGIGLLTTTLNNPNGYGRIIRKNGHVIGIVENYDFTFEKYQVNEVNTGILIANGYDLKRWLNMIKNNNIYKEYYFTDIISLAYSDGKKIKTIHVENSNEVKGINNCFQLSEAEAEFQLTESKKLLLSGVTLLHPKSFSLRGKIFYGQDISIDSNVILEGIVKLGNQVIISTGCILKNCNIGNNCKINAYSILEDIVISDNCVVGPFAHLRPGTKLDKNVKIGNFVEIKKTNLGTGSKISHFSYLGDSDIGSNVNIGAGTITCNYDGLNKHNTIIHDNVFVGASAKLIAPVSIGKGSTIAAGTTVTCDVNENELVLSRIKQQHIKGWLRPEKKTFNNKK from the coding sequence ATGTTAAAAAATAAATTAAGTGTAGTAATTTTAGCTGCAGGAAATGGAAAACGTATGTATTCAAATCTTCCAAAAGTTTTACATACGTTAGCAGGTAAACCAATAGTTCAATATGTAATTGATACAGCAATAAAATTAAATGCGAATAATATATATTTTGTTTATGGTCATAATAGTGAATTGTTAAAAAATACTTTATCTACTTTTAATTTGCACTGGGTATTTCAATCTGAACAATTAGGTACTGGACATGCAATGAAACAAGTTTCTTCATATTTTTCTGATAATGAGGATATATTAGTATTGTATGGTGATGTTCCATTAATTTCTATAAATACACTTACTAAATTAATAAAAGAAAAACCTGAAGATGGTATAGGTTTATTAACAACAACATTAAACAATCCTAATGGTTATGGACGTATTATACGTAAAAATGGTCATGTAATTGGTATTGTTGAAAATTATGATTTTACTTTTGAAAAATATCAGGTAAATGAAGTAAATACTGGTATATTAATAGCTAACGGATATGATCTTAAACGTTGGTTAAATATGATAAAAAATAATAATATCTATAAAGAATATTATTTTACAGATATTATTTCTTTAGCTTATTCTGATGGAAAAAAAATAAAAACAATACATGTAGAAAATTCTAATGAAGTTAAAGGTATTAATAATTGTTTTCAATTATCAGAAGCTGAAGCAGAATTTCAATTAACAGAATCAAAAAAATTATTATTATCTGGTGTTACATTATTACATCCAAAAAGTTTTAGTTTACGTGGTAAAATTTTTTATGGTCAAGATATTTCTATTGATAGTAATGTAATATTAGAAGGGATAGTTAAATTAGGTAATCAAGTAATAATTAGTACTGGATGTATATTAAAAAATTGTAATATTGGTAACAATTGTAAAATTAATGCGTATAGTATATTAGAAGATATAGTGATATCAGATAATTGTGTTGTAGGACCTTTTGCTCATCTTCGTCCTGGTACTAAATTAGATAAAAATGTAAAAATTGGTAACTTTGTAGAAATAAAAAAAACTAATTTGGGTACAGGTTCTAAAATAAGTCATTTTAGTTATTTAGGGGATTCAGATATTGGTTCCAATGTAAATATTGGTGCTGGTACTATTACTTGTAATTATGATGGTTTAAATAAACATAATACAATTATTCATGATAATGTATTTGTTGGTGCTAGTGCTAAACTTATAGCGCCAGTATCTATTGGTAAAGGTTCTACTATTGCTGCCGGAACAACAGTAACTTGTGATGTTAATGAAAATGAATTAGTATTAAGTCGAATTAAACAACAACATATTAAAGGTTGGTTACGTCCAGAAAAAAAAACTTTTAATAATAAAAAATAA
- the glmS gene encoding Glutamine--fructose-6-phosphate aminotransferase[isomerizing] — MCGIIGAVAQRDIVEILLKGLYSLEYRGYDSSGLIVVNKYGHVHRLRCVGKVKKLEDALKKNKLYGISGIAHTRWATHGIPSEMNAHPHISDFITVVHNGIIENYEQLREILIKRGYYFDSSTDTEVIAHLINWEFKKNKTLLEVVQSIIPQLYGSYSIVIMDYRNPDILVGVCSGSPLVIGLGIGENFIASDQLALLQVTKRFIFLKENDLVQITRYTVNIFDKIGNIVERPEIESKIQNNDYEKGTYCHYMQKEIYEQPSALFNTIEGRIIHNTINFKEFTLSDNKLLSQVKHIKIIACGTSYHSGMVARYWFESLASISCEVEIASEFRYRKSIVRSDTLIITLSQSGETADTLAALRLSKKLGYLGSLTICNVDHSSLVRESDLVLMTKAGIEIGVASTKSFTTQLAVLLMIVVRLGRINGMSKNIEYNILKALQSLPSRIEEILSIDSKISILAKNFIKTQYILCLGRGDQYPIAMEGALKLKEISYINAEAYAAGELKHGPLALIDSNIPVIVIAPKNKLLEKLKSNIEEVYTRGGILYIFTDKNSGFIKKNGMTIISLPNIEESIAPIIYSIPLQLLSYHIALIKGTDIDQPRNLAKSVTVE, encoded by the coding sequence ATGTGTGGAATTATAGGTGCAGTAGCACAACGAGATATTGTAGAAATTTTATTAAAGGGATTATATTCATTAGAGTATCGTGGTTATGATTCTTCTGGATTGATAGTAGTAAATAAATATGGACATGTTCATCGTTTAAGATGTGTAGGAAAAGTAAAAAAATTAGAGGATGCTCTTAAAAAAAATAAATTATACGGTATAAGTGGTATTGCTCATACTAGATGGGCAACACATGGAATACCATCTGAAATGAATGCACATCCTCATATTTCTGATTTTATTACTGTAGTTCATAATGGTATTATAGAAAACTATGAACAGTTACGAGAAATACTTATTAAACGTGGATATTATTTTGATTCTTCTACTGATACTGAGGTTATTGCTCATTTAATAAATTGGGAATTTAAAAAAAATAAAACATTGTTAGAAGTTGTACAAAGTATTATTCCTCAACTTTATGGTTCTTATAGTATAGTAATAATGGATTATCGTAATCCTGATATATTAGTAGGAGTATGTTCTGGTAGTCCATTAGTAATTGGATTAGGTATTGGTGAAAATTTTATTGCTTCTGATCAATTAGCATTATTACAAGTAACAAAACGTTTTATTTTTTTAAAAGAAAATGATTTAGTTCAAATTACTCGTTATACTGTAAATATTTTTGATAAAATAGGAAATATTGTTGAACGTCCCGAAATAGAATCTAAAATACAAAATAATGATTATGAAAAAGGTACATATTGTCATTATATGCAAAAAGAAATTTATGAACAACCATCAGCATTGTTTAATACTATAGAAGGTCGTATTATTCATAATACAATAAATTTTAAAGAATTTACTTTAAGTGATAATAAATTATTATCTCAAGTGAAACATATAAAAATTATTGCTTGTGGTACTTCTTATCATTCTGGTATGGTAGCACGTTATTGGTTTGAATCATTAGCATCTATTTCTTGTGAAGTAGAAATTGCTTCTGAATTTCGTTATCGTAAATCTATTGTAAGATCAGATACTTTAATTATAACTTTATCACAATCTGGTGAAACTGCAGATACTTTAGCAGCTTTAAGATTATCAAAAAAATTAGGTTATCTTGGTTCATTAACAATATGTAATGTTGATCATTCTTCTTTAGTACGTGAGTCTGATTTAGTATTAATGACTAAAGCTGGAATTGAAATAGGTGTAGCTTCTACTAAATCATTTACTACACAGCTTGCAGTATTATTAATGATAGTAGTACGATTAGGTCGTATTAATGGAATGTCGAAAAATATTGAATATAATATTTTGAAGGCTTTACAATCATTACCTTCTCGTATTGAAGAAATTTTATCTATAGATTCAAAAATTTCAATTTTAGCAAAAAATTTTATAAAAACACAATATATCCTATGTTTAGGACGTGGTGATCAATATCCTATAGCTATGGAAGGAGCATTAAAATTAAAAGAAATTTCTTATATTAATGCTGAAGCTTATGCAGCAGGTGAATTAAAACATGGTCCATTAGCATTAATTGATTCTAATATTCCAGTAATAGTAATAGCACCAAAAAATAAATTATTAGAAAAATTAAAATCTAATATTGAAGAGGTATATACACGAGGAGGAATACTTTATATTTTTACTGATAAAAATTCAGGTTTTATTAAAAAAAATGGAATGACTATTATTTCATTGCCTAATATAGAAGAAAGTATAGCACCAATTATTTATAGTATACCGTTACAATTATTATCTTATCATATAGCTTTAATAAAAGGTACTGATATTGATCAACCTAGAAATTTAGCAAAATCAGTAACAGTTGAATAA
- the sbcB gene encoding Exodeoxyribonuclease I, which yields MMINTKKQNTFYIHDYETFGKNPSTDRPAQFAGVRTDMDFNIIDDPLVMYCSPSNDYLPDPEAVIITGITPQIAKNKGLDEVNFAYNIHKAFNIPNTCIVGYNNINFDDEFSRNIFYRNFLDPYSYSWKNGNSRWDLIHVIRAYYSLYPKGIIWPKNKHGYISFRLEHITQANNIPHTQAHDAISDVYATIAIAKKIKLAQPKLFNFLLKYRKKNQLNTLINITKITPLVYISNILGAIRNNTTWIVPIAWHPQKKNIIIICDLSCDLTLLLTLKIEQLQKKIFNDTNNINIKNLFTLPLKLIHMNKCPILIPAKILSPQNAERLGINRKNCLKNLELLHKNQHIRKKIIKLFSKNEIYKNYINTDVDSRLYEKFFNNFDKIIIKQIQKTKPENLSKLNLKYYDNRIPELLFRFRARNYPNTLNDYEKKHWLEYRKKKLNTEFIKKYFIKIEKLYQLYKNDKEKIKILKELLNYSYKIIN from the coding sequence ATAATGATAAATACGAAAAAACAAAATACATTTTATATTCATGATTATGAAACATTTGGAAAAAATCCATCAACAGATAGACCAGCACAATTTGCTGGAGTACGAACTGATATGGATTTTAATATAATTGATGATCCATTAGTAATGTATTGCTCTCCATCTAATGATTACCTTCCAGATCCTGAAGCAGTAATAATTACTGGTATTACACCACAAATAGCAAAAAACAAAGGTCTTGATGAAGTAAATTTTGCTTATAATATTCATAAAGCTTTTAATATACCTAATACTTGTATTGTAGGATATAATAATATTAATTTTGACGATGAATTTAGTAGAAATATATTTTATAGAAATTTTCTTGATCCATATTCTTATAGTTGGAAGAATGGAAATTCTCGTTGGGATTTAATACATGTAATACGTGCTTATTATTCTTTATATCCAAAAGGTATTATTTGGCCTAAAAATAAACATGGATATATAAGTTTTCGATTAGAACATATTACACAAGCAAATAACATCCCTCATACTCAAGCACATGATGCTATATCAGATGTTTATGCTACTATAGCTATAGCTAAAAAAATTAAATTAGCACAACCAAAATTATTTAATTTTTTATTAAAATATCGTAAAAAAAATCAATTAAATACTCTAATTAATATTACTAAAATCACTCCATTAGTATATATTTCTAATATATTAGGAGCAATACGTAATAATACTACATGGATTGTTCCTATAGCTTGGCATCCTCAAAAAAAAAATATAATTATTATATGTGATTTATCTTGTGATTTAACATTATTATTAACATTAAAAATTGAACAATTACAAAAAAAAATATTCAATGATACAAATAATATAAATATAAAAAATTTATTTACTTTGCCATTAAAATTAATACATATGAATAAATGTCCTATATTAATACCAGCTAAAATATTATCACCACAAAATGCAGAAAGATTAGGTATTAATAGAAAAAATTGTTTAAAAAATTTAGAACTATTACATAAAAATCAACATATTAGAAAAAAAATAATAAAATTATTTTCTAAAAATGAAATATATAAAAATTATATAAATACAGACGTAGATTCTCGATTATATGAAAAATTTTTTAATAATTTTGATAAAATTATTATAAAACAAATACAAAAAACTAAACCAGAAAATTTATCAAAACTTAATTTAAAATATTATGATAATCGAATACCAGAATTATTATTTCGTTTTCGTGCACGAAATTATCCAAATACATTAAATGATTATGAAAAAAAACATTGGTTAGAATATAGAAAAAAAAAATTAAATACAGAATTTATAAAAAAATATTTTATAAAAATAGAAAAACTTTATCAATTATATAAAAATGATAAAGAAAAAATTAAAATTTTAAAAGAATTATTAAATTATAGTTATAAAATAATCAACTAA
- the dnaB gene encoding Replicative DNA helicase — protein sequence MKIINILKMNIIKHTLRDHQMEGLKMPPHSLEAEQSVLGGLMLDNKRWDIVSEHVVSNDFFSRPHRLIFSEMQFLIEISKPIDLITLSESLEQKGNLDLVGGFAYLAEISKNTPSAANINAYADIVRERAIVREMISVANEIADAGYDPKGRNSEDLLDLAESLVFQIAENRTNKDFGPKSIDHILENTISKIEQLYKNPNDGVTGLDTGYQDLNKKTSGLQKSDLIIIAARPSMGKTTFAMNICEHAAMTQKKPVLIFSLEMPGNQIMMRILASLSRVNQTRIRTGQLSDEDWARISSTMGLLLEKRNMYIDDSSRLTPTELRARARRIFREHNGLSLIMIDYLQLMRVPNLSDNRTLEIAEISRSLKSLAKELQIPIIALSQLNRSLEQRADKRPVNSDLRESGSIEQDADLIIFIYRDEMYTENSNLKGIAEIIIGKQRNGPIGSIRLTFNGQWSRFDNYARSQYN from the coding sequence ATTAAAATAATTAATATATTAAAAATGAACATTATTAAACATACTTTACGAGATCACCAAATGGAAGGATTAAAAATGCCACCACATTCATTAGAAGCTGAACAATCAGTATTAGGTGGTTTAATGTTAGATAATAAAAGATGGGATATAGTATCAGAACATGTAGTATCTAATGATTTTTTTAGCCGACCACATCGTTTAATTTTTAGTGAAATGCAATTTTTAATAGAAATTAGTAAACCAATTGATTTAATTACTTTATCTGAATCATTAGAACAAAAAGGTAATTTAGATTTAGTTGGTGGTTTTGCTTATTTAGCTGAAATATCAAAAAATACACCAAGTGCTGCTAACATTAATGCTTATGCTGATATTGTACGAGAACGCGCAATAGTACGTGAAATGATTTCAGTAGCTAATGAAATTGCTGATGCAGGTTACGATCCTAAAGGACGTAATAGTGAAGATTTACTAGATTTAGCAGAATCTTTAGTTTTTCAAATTGCTGAAAATCGAACTAACAAAGATTTTGGACCAAAAAGTATTGATCATATTCTTGAAAATACTATTTCAAAAATTGAACAATTATATAAAAATCCAAATGATGGTGTTACCGGTCTAGATACTGGATATCAAGATTTAAATAAAAAAACTTCTGGTTTACAAAAATCAGATTTAATTATTATTGCTGCACGTCCTTCAATGGGAAAAACTACCTTTGCAATGAATATATGCGAACATGCTGCAATGACACAAAAAAAACCAGTGTTAATATTTAGTCTTGAAATGCCTGGAAATCAAATAATGATGAGAATATTAGCATCATTATCACGAGTAAATCAAACACGTATTCGTACTGGACAACTTAGTGATGAAGATTGGGCTAGAATATCTAGTACCATGGGATTACTTTTAGAAAAACGAAATATGTATATTGATGATTCTTCTCGATTAACACCAACAGAACTGAGAGCACGTGCACGTCGTATTTTTCGTGAACATAATGGATTAAGTTTAATTATGATTGATTATTTACAATTAATGAGAGTACCTAATTTATCAGATAATCGTACATTAGAAATTGCTGAAATATCTCGATCATTAAAATCATTAGCAAAAGAATTACAAATACCAATTATAGCATTATCACAATTAAACAGAAGTTTAGAACAGCGTGCTGATAAGCGTCCAGTTAATTCTGATTTAAGAGAATCAGGATCTATTGAACAAGATGCAGATTTAATTATCTTTATCTATCGTGATGAAATGTATACTGAAAATAGTAATTTAAAAGGAATTGCTGAAATTATTATAGGTAAACAACGTAATGGTCCAATTGGTAGTATAAGACTTACTTTTAATGGTCAATGGTCACGCTTTGATAATTATGCAAGATCACAATATAATTAA
- the pitA gene encoding Low-affinity inorganic phosphate transporter 1, with translation MMYLFTGLNYYTSSMLILALFFVLFYEAINGFHDTANSVSTIIYTRSIRSKFAVIIAGLFNFFGVIFGGLSVAYTIVHLLPINLLLNISSRQGLIMVFSILFSAIIWNFSTWYYALPSSSSHTLVGSIIGVSLSHAIINSTPIIDSLNISKMIDIFLSLIISPLMGIIISGIIIFFLRKYIFINKKYQCIHMTPTEHKKFFGKNKPPFFTRISLILSAIGVSFSHGANDGQKGIGLIMLVLISISPLNFVININATNDDITRTRNAISCLEYYSKQHILQLPSIVSLSPYILNLYKQFNFKKSINYYNNSNYPIVNIKLIKQQLYNLNTYNKLTLEQRIQMRKSLLYISDIVNNIIKLPETSIVDRKYLKNIHQDLLKTVEYAPMWIIAAIAISLSFGTMIGWQRISTTIGEKIGNKKMTYAQGLSTQITTAISIGVASYTGMPVSTTHVLASAVAGTMIIDGAGLQTKTVKNILLAWVLTLPISILLSGYLYWMLMMFKL, from the coding sequence ATGATGTATTTGTTTACTGGGTTAAATTATTATACTAGTTCAATGTTAATTCTTGCATTATTTTTTGTTTTATTTTATGAAGCTATTAATGGTTTTCATGATACAGCTAATTCAGTTTCTACAATTATATATACTCGTTCTATACGTTCAAAATTTGCAGTAATTATAGCTGGTTTATTTAATTTTTTTGGTGTAATATTTGGTGGTTTAAGTGTTGCTTATACTATTGTTCATTTATTACCTATAAATTTATTATTAAATATTAGTTCAAGACAAGGACTAATTATGGTTTTTTCTATACTATTTTCAGCTATTATTTGGAATTTCAGTACTTGGTATTATGCTCTTCCTTCTTCTAGTTCTCATACTTTAGTTGGTTCAATTATTGGTGTTAGTTTAAGTCATGCAATAATTAATTCTACACCAATAATAGATTCATTAAATATATCTAAAATGATTGATATTTTTTTATCGTTAATTATTTCTCCTTTAATGGGTATTATAATTTCTGGAATAATAATATTTTTTTTAAGAAAATATATATTTATTAATAAAAAATATCAATGTATCCATATGACTCCTACAGAACATAAAAAATTTTTTGGAAAAAATAAACCACCTTTTTTTACTCGTATTTCATTAATTTTATCAGCTATTGGTGTTAGTTTTTCACATGGTGCTAACGATGGACAAAAAGGTATTGGTTTAATTATGTTAGTACTTATTAGTATTTCACCATTAAATTTTGTAATTAATATAAATGCTACAAATGATGATATTACTCGTACACGTAATGCAATATCTTGTTTAGAATATTATTCTAAACAACATATTTTACAATTACCATCAATAGTATCTTTATCACCATATATATTAAATTTGTATAAACAATTTAATTTTAAAAAATCGATTAATTATTATAATAATTCTAATTATCCTATAGTAAATATAAAATTAATTAAACAACAGTTATATAATTTAAATACTTATAATAAATTAACATTAGAACAACGTATTCAAATGCGTAAATCATTATTATATATTAGTGATATAGTAAATAATATAATTAAATTACCTGAAACTTCTATAGTAGATCGAAAATATTTAAAAAATATACATCAAGATTTATTAAAGACTGTTGAATATGCACCAATGTGGATTATAGCAGCAATAGCTATATCATTATCATTTGGTACAATGATTGGATGGCAACGTATTTCTACTACTATTGGTGAAAAAATTGGTAATAAAAAAATGACATATGCTCAAGGTTTATCTACTCAAATTACTACTGCAATATCAATTGGTGTAGCTAGTTATACTGGTATGCCTGTATCTACTACTCATGTACTTGCATCAGCAGTGGCTGGAACAATGATAATAGATGGTGCAGGTCTTCAAACAAAAACAGTTAAAAATATTTTATTAGCTTGGGTTTTAACTCTTCCTATATCAATATTACTTTCTGGATATTTATATTGGATGTTAATGATGTTTAAATTATAA
- the serS gene encoding Serine--tRNA ligase: MLNPNLLRYELDTVAAKLIQRGFILDINLLRSQESRRKILQITTEKLKEEQNNKSKFISIIKSRGENIHSLINTLNQLNKQSNIAEIELNTLKNEIKNYALTIPNLPDISVPFGRNNNENKEISRWGNPKEYNFTIRDHVNLGVISGGLDFAAAAKISGSRFVVMKGQIARMHRALSQFMLDLHTNKHGYIETYLPYLVNYNTLYGTGQLPKFSSDLFHIQPLKNKFNNNNYALIPTAEVPLTNLVRDEILEEKSLPLKMTAHTPCFRSEAGSYGRDTRGLIRMHQFDKVEMIQIVKPENSMKALETLTFHAETVLRLLNLPYRKMLLCTGDMSFSACKTYDLEVWLPSEDNYREISSCSNMWDFQARRMKIRYRNKIKKKPCLVHTLNGSGLAVGRTLMAILENYQKEDGRIKIPTVLRSYMGGIKIIG, translated from the coding sequence ATGTTAAATCCTAATTTATTACGTTATGAACTAGATACAGTTGCTGCTAAATTAATTCAACGAGGTTTTATACTTGATATAAATTTATTACGTTCACAAGAATCTCGACGAAAAATTCTTCAAATTACAACAGAAAAATTAAAAGAGGAACAAAATAATAAATCAAAATTTATTAGTATAATTAAATCACGTGGAGAAAATATACATTCATTAATTAATACATTAAATCAATTAAATAAACAATCTAATATAGCAGAAATAGAATTAAATACATTAAAAAATGAAATTAAAAATTATGCTTTAACAATACCAAATTTACCAGATATTTCTGTTCCATTTGGAAGAAATAATAATGAAAATAAAGAAATTAGTCGTTGGGGAAATCCAAAAGAATATAATTTTACTATACGAGACCATGTAAATTTAGGAGTAATATCTGGTGGATTAGATTTTGCTGCAGCAGCAAAAATTAGTGGATCTCGTTTTGTAGTAATGAAAGGACAAATAGCTCGTATGCATCGAGCACTATCACAATTTATGCTTGATTTACATACTAATAAACATGGATATATAGAAACTTATCTTCCATATTTAGTTAATTATAATACATTATATGGAACAGGTCAATTACCTAAATTTAGTTCAGATCTTTTTCATATACAACCATTAAAAAATAAATTTAATAATAATAATTATGCATTAATTCCAACTGCAGAAGTTCCATTAACTAATTTAGTACGTGATGAAATTCTAGAAGAAAAATCTTTACCATTAAAAATGACAGCTCATACTCCATGTTTTCGATCTGAAGCTGGTTCTTATGGCCGTGATACTCGTGGTTTAATTAGAATGCATCAATTTGATAAAGTTGAAATGATTCAAATAGTTAAACCTGAAAATTCAATGAAAGCATTAGAAACTTTAACATTTCATGCTGAAACAGTTTTAAGATTATTAAATTTACCATATCGTAAAATGTTATTGTGTACTGGTGATATGAGTTTTAGTGCATGTAAAACTTATGATCTTGAAGTATGGTTACCATCAGAAGATAATTATCGAGAAATTTCATCTTGTTCTAATATGTGGGATTTTCAAGCACGACGAATGAAAATTCGATATCGTAATAAAATTAAAAAAAAACCATGTTTAGTTCATACACTTAATGGTTCTGGATTAGCTGTTGGTCGAACTTTAATGGCAATTTTAGAAAATTATCAAAAAGAAGATGGTCGTATTAAAATTCCAACAGTATTACGTTCTTACATGGGAGGAATTAAAATTATTGGATAA
- the gpsA gene encoding Glycerol-3-phosphate dehydrogenase [NAD(P)+], which yields MNNIHSKITIIGAGSYGTALAISLSRNGHVVVLWGHNSNHIKKLKLSRCNNFFLPNIYFPDSLLLEDRLSYALSSSRDILIVVPSNVFGDVLNKLKPYLHITSRIVWATKGLESKTGRLLQDVVREKLGKDIPLAVISGPTFAKELAIGMPTTIILASTNKQFSNDLKKLLHCNKNFCVYTTSDIIGVQLGGVVKNIIAIGVGISDGIGLGSNARISLIIRGIKEISKLGFALGANLSTFMGISGLGDLILTCTDNQSRNRRFGIMLGKGITVKKSRDNINQVIEGYNNIKEVLILAKRYNVTMPVIEQIYQILYCNHNVKKSILNLLNCN from the coding sequence ATGAATAATATTCATAGTAAAATAACTATAATTGGTGCTGGTTCATATGGAACTGCATTAGCTATTTCTTTATCTCGTAATGGTCATGTTGTAGTATTATGGGGACATAATTCTAATCATATTAAAAAATTAAAATTATCTCGTTGTAATAATTTTTTTTTACCTAATATATATTTTCCAGATTCATTATTATTAGAAGATCGTTTATCTTATGCATTATCAAGTAGTAGAGATATATTAATAGTAGTTCCTAGTAATGTATTTGGTGATGTATTAAATAAATTAAAACCATATTTACATATAACTTCTAGAATTGTTTGGGCAACTAAAGGTTTAGAATCAAAAACAGGTAGATTATTACAAGATGTAGTACGTGAAAAATTAGGTAAAGATATTCCATTAGCTGTAATATCTGGACCTACTTTTGCAAAAGAGTTAGCTATTGGAATGCCTACAACAATTATATTAGCATCTACAAATAAACAATTTTCTAATGATTTAAAAAAATTATTACATTGTAATAAAAATTTTTGTGTATATACTACTTCTGATATTATTGGTGTACAGTTAGGGGGTGTAGTTAAGAATATTATTGCTATTGGTGTAGGAATATCTGATGGTATTGGTTTGGGTTCTAATGCTCGAATTTCTTTAATTATACGTGGTATTAAAGAAATAAGTAAATTAGGTTTTGCTTTGGGTGCTAATTTATCAACTTTTATGGGTATATCAGGATTAGGTGATTTAATTTTAACATGTACAGATAATCAGTCACGTAATCGTCGTTTTGGAATAATGTTAGGAAAAGGTATAACTGTTAAAAAATCAAGAGATAATATAAATCAAGTAATTGAAGGTTATAATAATATTAAAGAAGTATTAATTTTAGCAAAACGTTATAATGTAACAATGCCCGTAATTGAACAAATTTATCAGATATTATATTGTAATCATAATGTTAAAAAATCTATATTAAATTTATTAAATTGTAATTAA